In Liquorilactobacillus nagelii DSM 13675, the following proteins share a genomic window:
- the mutM gene encoding DNA-formamidopyrimidine glycosylase: protein MPELPEVETVRRGLVKLIQNKTIKNVKVIYPKIITGDVGQFEQQLHGKSIQSIGRRGKFLLFNFDQGLTMISHLRMEGKYFVKSSLDPLEKHTHVIFEFVDGSQLRYNDVRKFGRMQLIKTQQVKEVSNLAKLGPEPLDNQFLLADFIQKLAGKKKAIKPVLLDQTVVAGLGNIYADEVLWLSKIHPLTPANKLSPAQISLLRQQIIKELTAAVAAGGTTIRSYTDAFEHSGKFQFDLHVYGRQGQPCQRCGTEIVKIRVAQRGTHFCPNCQRVTK, encoded by the coding sequence TTGCCAGAATTACCAGAGGTAGAAACCGTTCGTCGCGGCTTAGTAAAATTAATACAGAATAAAACAATTAAAAACGTTAAAGTAATTTATCCTAAGATAATTACTGGAGATGTTGGTCAATTTGAGCAGCAATTGCATGGTAAGTCGATTCAATCAATTGGTCGTCGCGGAAAATTCTTATTATTTAATTTTGACCAAGGATTAACAATGATTTCTCATTTACGAATGGAAGGAAAATACTTTGTAAAATCGAGCCTTGACCCGTTAGAAAAACATACGCATGTTATATTTGAATTTGTGGATGGTTCGCAGCTACGCTATAATGATGTTCGAAAATTTGGCCGAATGCAGTTGATAAAAACTCAGCAAGTAAAAGAAGTCTCTAACTTAGCTAAACTAGGGCCAGAACCCCTGGATAATCAGTTTCTTCTAGCGGATTTCATTCAAAAATTAGCAGGTAAGAAAAAAGCAATCAAACCAGTTTTGTTAGATCAAACAGTCGTTGCCGGACTGGGGAATATTTACGCAGATGAGGTGTTGTGGTTGAGTAAAATTCACCCCTTAACACCGGCCAATAAATTATCGCCTGCGCAAATTTCACTTTTGCGTCAACAAATAATTAAAGAGTTAACGGCGGCAGTAGCAGCTGGTGGAACAACGATTCGTAGTTATACTGATGCTTTCGAACACTCTGGCAAGTTTCAATTTGATCTGCATGTCTATGGTCGCCAAGGTCAACCTTGTCAACGATGTGGCACTGAAATTGTTAAAATCCGTGTTGCACAACGCGGTACACACTTTTGTCCTAATTGTCAGCGGGTGACTAAATGA
- the coaE gene encoding dephospho-CoA kinase (Dephospho-CoA kinase (CoaE) performs the final step in coenzyme A biosynthesis.) has protein sequence MTYILGLTGGIASGKSTVAKIFADNGAKVIDADQVARQVVQVGTVGIKKIQQTFGGQILAADGQIDRKRLGQIVFSDPLALKKLTAITGPLIREELHRQLANLQHQQAKLVILMIPLLFEAGYQKWCNETMSVTLAPKKQLQRLQQRDQLSLVEAQARINAQMSAEKRNQLANYVISNDDGVGALEKQVIKWLQERNLR, from the coding sequence ATGACATATATTTTAGGATTGACAGGTGGCATTGCTTCAGGCAAATCAACAGTAGCTAAAATTTTTGCAGATAATGGAGCAAAAGTTATTGATGCCGATCAAGTAGCACGTCAAGTTGTTCAAGTTGGAACAGTAGGCATCAAAAAAATTCAGCAAACCTTTGGTGGACAAATTTTAGCTGCTGATGGCCAGATAGATCGCAAAAGGTTAGGCCAAATTGTTTTTTCAGATCCATTGGCCTTAAAAAAATTGACAGCAATCACTGGTCCTTTGATTCGAGAGGAATTACATCGGCAATTGGCTAATTTACAGCATCAACAGGCGAAATTAGTGATTTTAATGATACCACTGTTGTTTGAAGCGGGTTATCAAAAGTGGTGTAATGAAACAATGAGTGTTACCTTGGCACCCAAAAAGCAATTACAGCGGTTGCAACAGCGTGATCAATTATCTTTGGTTGAAGCTCAAGCAAGGATTAATGCACAAATGTCAGCAGAAAAGCGCAATCAGTTAGCGAATTATGTAATTTCAAATGATGATGGTGTTGGCGCTTTAGAAAAGCAAGTGATAAAATGGCTTCAAGAAAGAAATTTAAGATGA
- a CDS encoding Bax inhibitor-1/YccA family protein, giving the protein MDNNGQRIVINPETAGLSNFLTKMYAFMAGAVAISAIVAYLVAKVFYAQVVTTIAQHSFLMWLLFGVQFLIVLGMSFKADRSPLMTAAGLISFAVIEGLFFGIIVTAYTGADVTMAFVGAAAVFISMTAIGTVTKRDLSRIGTQALAALIGLVVVSIINIFLQSAMIQFVFSFIGVIIFTALTAWDAQKFKRLYVQTAGQVNENNLAMMGALQLYLDFINLFISLLNIFGGFNKN; this is encoded by the coding sequence ATGGATAATAATGGACAAAGAATTGTAATTAATCCGGAGACAGCTGGATTGAGCAACTTTTTGACTAAAATGTACGCGTTCATGGCTGGTGCAGTTGCAATTTCAGCTATTGTGGCTTATCTAGTTGCTAAGGTTTTTTATGCACAAGTTGTAACAACAATTGCCCAACATAGTTTTTTGATGTGGTTGTTGTTCGGTGTTCAGTTTCTGATCGTTTTAGGGATGTCTTTTAAAGCTGATCGTTCACCATTAATGACTGCTGCTGGCTTAATATCATTTGCAGTGATTGAAGGTTTGTTTTTTGGGATAATCGTAACGGCTTATACTGGAGCAGATGTTACAATGGCATTTGTTGGAGCTGCAGCAGTTTTTATCTCAATGACTGCTATTGGGACAGTTACCAAACGTGATTTGTCAAGAATTGGAACGCAAGCATTAGCTGCTTTGATTGGATTGGTAGTTGTTTCGATTATCAATATTTTCTTGCAAAGTGCGATGATTCAATTCGTCTTTTCATTTATTGGTGTAATTATTTTCACAGCTTTAACAGCTTGGGATGCACAAAAGTTCAAGCGACTGTATGTTCAGACAGCTGGTCAAGTTAATGAAAATAATTTGGCGATGATGGGTGCTTTGCAGTTGTACCTTGATTTCATTAACCTGTTTATCAGTTTATTGAATATTTTCGGTGGTTTTAATAAAAATTAA
- a CDS encoding DNA translocase FtsK, with the protein MRHYDGPAFYRSKQQLPSKKPHFIQNYRLPSGNLNEKTTKKISSHGFHPSYVPPSLQSLTDRRQQEQYQIIVHDLKKSPSSYFLFAENPQSTEELIDLEHLTTNTIDSKKPLAQSTAEADPVDSSMEIKADQAKAFADSTYNESVDKQLANQTSTDKILPALMNFDSTNSPKNSSQVTPAIESVDPPLTVEKSTTEDLTTGSESSSIMANQAGINKNESETVVAESVQTVESASQESTEEEKARPNLTEVENSNISNKDETTTVNDDQIQPVDEKINENLTGQFNPTKAVVEEATVVDKADKNETIAESQLNNSPKQSLEYQFPPLRLLPTPVDKNDESLDEWVLKEIDVLNETLKSFRVQATVSDWTIGPTVTQFEVSLARGVKVSKITNLVDDLKLALAARDIRIEAPIPGKSTVGIEIPNLHSRPVMLKEILQSKVFQSARSPLTVALGVDLFGQPRVMDLRKMPHGLIAGATGSGKSVFINSLLVSLLYKATPNQVKLLLIDPKTVEMASYQDLPHLLAPVISDPAAAAAALKWVVEEMEQRYQRLAAAGVRNLEGYNQKAAEHGDYGLQLPYIVIVIDELADLMMVAAADVQDYIARITQKARAAGIHLLVATQRPSVDVVTGTIKNNIPTRIAFMVASQTDSRTILDTSGAERLLGKGDLLYLGNGSSQPLRLQGTYIGDEIDQITDYLKQQQQPDYSFDPAGLKAQVQAQEREDELFPQVKAYLVNEETTSTSKLQRVFSIGYNRAAGLIDELESRGYISAARGSKPRQVFLKESDLENE; encoded by the coding sequence ATGAGGCATTATGATGGACCGGCTTTTTATCGTTCAAAACAGCAATTGCCATCAAAAAAGCCGCATTTTATTCAGAATTATCGACTACCAAGTGGTAATTTGAATGAAAAAACGACTAAAAAAATAAGTTCGCATGGTTTTCATCCCAGCTATGTGCCGCCTTCTTTACAATCATTAACTGATCGGCGTCAGCAAGAACAGTATCAAATTATAGTGCATGATTTAAAAAAATCACCTTCAAGTTATTTTTTGTTTGCAGAAAATCCGCAATCAACTGAAGAACTGATTGATTTAGAACATTTGACGACTAACACAATTGATTCAAAAAAGCCGCTAGCTCAATCAACGGCTGAAGCAGATCCAGTAGATTCATCAATGGAAATTAAAGCTGATCAGGCAAAAGCCTTTGCTGATTCAACTTATAATGAATCAGTAGATAAACAGCTGGCTAATCAGACTTCAACAGATAAAATATTACCAGCTTTAATGAATTTTGATTCAACAAATAGTCCCAAGAATAGTTCCCAAGTTACTCCAGCAATTGAATCAGTTGATCCTCCTTTAACTGTTGAAAAATCGACCACAGAAGATTTGACTACTGGAAGTGAATCTTCATCAATTATGGCGAATCAAGCCGGTATTAATAAAAACGAGTCAGAGACAGTAGTTGCTGAATCAGTTCAAACGGTCGAGTCAGCTAGTCAGGAATCAACTGAAGAAGAAAAGGCAAGACCAAATTTAACAGAAGTTGAAAATTCAAATATTTCAAACAAGGATGAAACAACTACTGTTAATGATGACCAAATTCAACCAGTTGACGAGAAGATAAATGAGAATTTAACTGGACAGTTTAATCCAACAAAAGCAGTCGTTGAAGAGGCTACAGTTGTTGACAAAGCTGATAAAAACGAAACAATAGCTGAATCACAGCTAAATAATTCGCCCAAACAATCATTAGAATATCAGTTTCCGCCATTGAGATTGTTGCCAACACCGGTCGATAAAAATGATGAGTCGCTGGATGAGTGGGTTTTAAAAGAAATTGATGTTTTAAATGAAACTTTGAAGTCTTTTCGTGTTCAAGCAACTGTCAGTGATTGGACGATCGGACCAACGGTTACGCAGTTTGAAGTTAGTTTAGCACGAGGCGTTAAAGTTAGTAAAATTACTAACTTAGTTGATGATTTAAAATTGGCATTAGCTGCACGTGATATTAGAATTGAAGCGCCAATACCTGGAAAAAGTACTGTAGGAATTGAAATTCCTAACTTACATTCTCGGCCGGTTATGCTAAAAGAAATTTTACAATCTAAAGTTTTTCAGTCAGCTCGATCACCACTAACAGTTGCTTTGGGAGTTGATTTGTTTGGTCAACCACGAGTAATGGATCTCCGTAAGATGCCCCATGGTTTAATTGCTGGAGCCACCGGTTCGGGTAAGTCCGTTTTTATTAATAGCTTATTGGTTTCACTGTTATATAAAGCGACACCGAATCAAGTTAAGTTACTATTGATTGATCCTAAAACAGTTGAAATGGCCTCTTATCAAGATTTACCGCATTTGTTAGCTCCGGTTATTTCTGATCCAGCTGCGGCAGCTGCCGCTTTAAAATGGGTGGTTGAGGAGATGGAACAGCGTTATCAGCGCTTGGCAGCAGCGGGAGTGCGCAATTTGGAGGGCTATAATCAAAAAGCTGCCGAACACGGTGATTATGGCTTGCAATTACCTTATATAGTTATTGTGATTGATGAATTAGCCGATTTAATGATGGTTGCTGCCGCAGATGTCCAAGACTATATTGCAAGAATTACTCAAAAAGCTCGAGCAGCTGGAATTCATTTATTAGTTGCTACACAAAGACCAAGTGTCGATGTAGTAACTGGTACAATTAAAAATAATATTCCGACTCGGATTGCTTTTATGGTTGCCAGTCAAACTGATTCGCGAACAATTTTAGATACTTCTGGCGCAGAAAGACTACTTGGAAAAGGGGATTTGCTTTATCTGGGTAATGGTTCAAGTCAACCGTTGCGATTGCAAGGAACATATATTGGTGATGAGATTGATCAAATTACCGATTATTTGAAGCAACAGCAACAGCCTGATTATTCCTTTGACCCGGCTGGCTTGAAGGCACAGGTTCAAGCACAGGAACGAGAAGATGAATTATTTCCACAAGTAAAAGCGTATTTAGTAAATGAAGAAACAACATCGACTTCTAAACTGCAACGTGTATTTTCCATTGGGTATAACAGAGCAGCCGGTTTAATTGATGAATTGGAGAGTCGTGGTTACATTTCTGCTGCTCGTGGTTCCAAGCCACGACAAGTCTTTTTAAAAGAATCTGATTTAGAAAATGAATGA
- the polA gene encoding DNA polymerase I, translated as MDKAKKLLLIDGNSVAFRAFFALHQSLERFVNHDGLHTNAIYGFKKMLDNILTQVQPTHILVAFDAGKKTFRTEKFSDYKGGRSKTPSELSEQFPYLRKLLSAYGITSYELADYEADDIIGTLASQAEATDFSVTIVTGDRDLTQLATKKTTVAVTQKGVSEIELYTPAHVQEKYELTPQQIVDLKGLAGDASDNYPGVTKVGQKTALRLLHQFGSVAGIYEHLDEIKASKMKEHLIEDQKVAFLCRDLAQIRQDAPVEVQINDLKWQGKNQPELISFFEEMDFRSFLTEIQPENQPVAAIEKLPVKVLQESNLADLPTQPAVVSFQLEMNGDNYHTAPFIGFTLAVDQVFYAARNVELLKSPPLKNWLESSQVKIDLFDGKRTLVGLQRLGIHLSAVDFDLLLVSYLLDTSDNSNDLGKLAQQHGYTAVVSDEEFYGRGAKYQIPSDDQLLFQHLAQKVLAISKLKVPLLKKLQANQQADLYLKIEKPLSLVLAAMEIAGIKIDTQRLTEMDSEFKEKISELEELIYQEAGEKFNLNSPKQLGVILFEKLKLPVIKKTKTGYSTAVDVLEKLRGMAPIVDNILNYRQIAKLQSTYVTGLLKVVSDQDQKVHTRYTQTLTATGRLSSVDPNLQNIPIRLAEGRKIRQAFVPSQPGWQIFSSDYSQIELRVLAHVSQDQNMQQSFKDGVDIHANTAMKIFGLQDANEVTPNMRRQAKAVNFGIVYGISDYGLSQNIGISRAQAKKFIEKYFEIFPGVHDYMKQIVKTAKEQGYVETIFKRRRYLPQIKSSNYNLRSFAERTAMNTPIQGSAADIIKVAMIRMQRTLAEKHLQAKMLLQVHDELIFEAPVSEIPILEELVPKIMDSAVSLAVPLKVESAHGNTWFDAK; from the coding sequence ATGGATAAAGCGAAGAAATTATTATTGATCGACGGCAACAGTGTAGCCTTTAGAGCCTTTTTTGCTTTACATCAGTCCTTGGAGCGTTTTGTCAATCACGACGGGCTTCATACTAATGCAATTTATGGTTTCAAAAAAATGTTGGACAATATTTTAACCCAGGTACAGCCAACACACATCTTGGTGGCTTTTGATGCCGGTAAGAAAACTTTTCGAACCGAAAAATTTAGCGATTATAAGGGGGGACGCTCGAAAACCCCAAGTGAATTAAGTGAACAATTTCCTTATCTTAGAAAACTATTAAGTGCATATGGAATCACTAGTTATGAACTGGCTGATTATGAAGCAGATGATATTATCGGCACTTTAGCGTCTCAAGCTGAAGCTACAGACTTTTCAGTTACCATTGTCACGGGGGATCGAGATTTAACTCAATTGGCAACTAAAAAAACGACTGTCGCTGTGACGCAAAAAGGTGTTAGCGAAATTGAATTATACACTCCAGCACATGTCCAAGAGAAATATGAACTAACTCCGCAACAGATTGTTGATTTGAAGGGACTCGCAGGTGATGCTTCAGATAATTATCCAGGGGTAACTAAAGTGGGTCAAAAAACAGCTTTACGCTTATTGCATCAATTTGGTTCGGTTGCTGGTATATATGAACACTTAGATGAAATTAAAGCCTCTAAGATGAAAGAGCATCTAATTGAAGATCAAAAGGTTGCTTTTTTATGTCGAGATTTGGCTCAAATTAGACAGGATGCGCCTGTGGAGGTTCAAATAAATGATTTAAAATGGCAAGGGAAAAATCAGCCTGAGTTAATCTCTTTTTTTGAAGAAATGGATTTTCGTAGTTTTTTAACTGAAATTCAGCCTGAAAATCAACCTGTTGCAGCAATTGAAAAATTACCAGTTAAAGTGTTACAGGAGTCTAATTTAGCAGATTTGCCGACTCAACCAGCTGTGGTTAGTTTTCAATTGGAAATGAACGGAGATAATTACCATACTGCGCCTTTTATTGGCTTTACTTTGGCGGTCGATCAAGTCTTTTATGCAGCGCGAAATGTTGAACTATTAAAGTCTCCCCCATTAAAAAATTGGTTGGAAAGCTCCCAAGTGAAAATTGATTTATTTGATGGTAAGCGAACTTTAGTTGGTTTACAACGACTAGGGATTCATCTGTCAGCGGTAGATTTTGATTTGTTGTTGGTTTCGTATTTGTTGGATACTAGTGACAATAGCAATGATCTAGGAAAATTGGCACAACAACATGGGTATACAGCTGTTGTTAGTGATGAAGAATTCTACGGACGGGGAGCTAAATATCAGATTCCCAGCGATGATCAATTGCTTTTTCAACATTTAGCGCAAAAAGTATTAGCAATTAGTAAATTAAAAGTTCCGTTGTTGAAAAAGCTCCAAGCTAATCAGCAAGCAGATTTGTATTTAAAAATTGAAAAGCCATTATCGTTAGTTTTAGCAGCAATGGAAATCGCTGGGATTAAAATTGATACACAACGTTTGACCGAAATGGATAGTGAATTTAAGGAAAAAATTAGTGAACTCGAAGAACTAATTTACCAAGAAGCCGGGGAAAAGTTTAATTTAAATTCACCTAAGCAATTAGGCGTAATCTTATTTGAAAAATTAAAATTGCCCGTAATTAAAAAAACTAAAACCGGTTATTCGACAGCGGTTGATGTTTTGGAGAAATTACGTGGAATGGCACCAATTGTTGATAATATTTTAAATTACCGGCAAATTGCAAAATTGCAGTCGACTTATGTTACCGGTTTGCTAAAAGTTGTTTCAGATCAAGATCAAAAAGTTCATACGCGTTATACGCAAACTTTAACAGCAACTGGTCGACTATCCTCAGTTGATCCTAATTTGCAGAATATTCCAATCAGATTAGCTGAAGGTCGCAAAATTCGACAAGCTTTTGTCCCGAGTCAGCCAGGTTGGCAAATATTTTCTTCAGACTATTCTCAAATTGAATTGCGCGTACTAGCCCATGTTTCACAAGACCAAAACATGCAGCAGTCTTTTAAAGATGGGGTAGATATTCATGCTAATACAGCGATGAAAATATTTGGGTTGCAAGATGCTAATGAAGTAACTCCGAATATGCGTCGGCAAGCAAAAGCTGTTAATTTTGGAATTGTTTATGGGATTAGTGATTACGGTTTATCGCAAAATATTGGAATAAGTCGCGCACAGGCCAAAAAATTTATCGAAAAATACTTTGAAATTTTTCCTGGAGTTCATGATTATATGAAGCAAATTGTGAAAACAGCTAAAGAGCAGGGGTATGTTGAAACGATCTTTAAGCGTCGTCGTTATTTGCCGCAAATCAAGAGTAGCAACTATAACTTGCGTTCATTTGCTGAACGAACAGCGATGAATACCCCAATTCAAGGTAGTGCAGCGGACATTATCAAAGTTGCAATGATCAGGATGCAGCGGACCTTAGCTGAAAAGCATTTACAAGCAAAAATGTTACTTCAAGTTCACGATGAATTGATTTTTGAAGCTCCTGTTAGCGAGATTCCGATTTTAGAAGAACTTGTGCCTAAAATTATGGATAGTGCTGTTTCGCTAGCTGTTCCGTTAAAGGTTGAGAGTGCTCACGGGAATACTTGGTTTGATGCTAAATAA
- the murC gene encoding UDP-N-acetylmuramate--L-alanine ligase has product MDADTTYFFVGIKGTGMSSLALLLHDKGLKVSGSDIEKYTFTQRGLEQAGIEILPFDEKNIHAGLTIVEGNAFGPDHPEIKKAHELGLQICSYPAMVEKIIAENTSIGIAGSHGKTSTTGLLAHVLSGVSATSYLVGDGSGKGVPESRFFVFEADEYRRHFVAYHPDYVIMTNIDFDHPDYFTGIEDVFDAFTTLANQTKKGIFAWGEDKYLRNLKTAVPVHYYGTNENDEFRAVNIKRTTKGSTFDVYREDKFLGTYEIPLFGEHNVLNSLAVVAVSYCEDVPQEEIKRELLSFKGVKRRFTEKVVADMTIIDDYAHHPSEIKATLDAARQKYPKKEIIAVFQPHTFSRTIALMDDFAASLNLADKVFLTDIFSSIREHNGNVSSDDLGSKITKGGEVLKLDNMSPLLDFHDAVVVFMGAGDIQKYEYAYERLLSNLSLKNN; this is encoded by the coding sequence ATGGATGCAGACACAACCTATTTTTTTGTTGGTATTAAAGGTACAGGAATGAGTTCGCTAGCGCTTCTTCTACACGATAAGGGCCTTAAAGTTAGTGGCTCTGATATTGAAAAGTATACTTTTACCCAACGCGGCTTGGAACAAGCTGGAATTGAGATCTTGCCTTTTGACGAAAAAAATATTCATGCAGGACTGACAATAGTCGAAGGAAATGCTTTTGGACCAGATCATCCTGAAATCAAAAAAGCTCATGAATTAGGATTACAAATTTGTAGTTATCCGGCAATGGTTGAAAAAATTATTGCTGAAAATACAAGCATTGGGATTGCTGGATCACATGGCAAGACCAGTACAACAGGTTTATTGGCTCACGTTTTAAGCGGAGTTTCTGCTACTAGTTATTTAGTTGGTGATGGCTCAGGAAAAGGTGTACCTGAATCAAGGTTTTTTGTGTTTGAGGCTGATGAATACCGGCGTCATTTTGTAGCTTATCACCCAGATTATGTTATCATGACGAATATTGATTTTGATCATCCCGATTATTTTACCGGCATAGAGGATGTTTTTGATGCCTTTACAACACTGGCAAATCAAACGAAAAAGGGCATTTTTGCTTGGGGAGAAGATAAATACTTACGCAATTTGAAAACAGCGGTTCCAGTACATTATTATGGAACAAATGAAAATGATGAATTTAGAGCGGTAAATATTAAACGCACTACTAAAGGCTCAACTTTTGATGTTTATCGGGAAGATAAGTTTTTAGGGACATATGAAATTCCGCTATTCGGTGAACACAATGTTCTGAATAGTTTGGCTGTTGTGGCGGTCTCTTACTGTGAAGATGTCCCACAAGAAGAAATTAAACGTGAATTACTCAGCTTTAAAGGTGTAAAGAGACGTTTTACGGAAAAGGTTGTCGCTGATATGACAATTATTGATGATTATGCTCATCATCCATCAGAAATTAAAGCAACTTTGGATGCTGCACGACAAAAGTATCCCAAAAAGGAAATTATTGCTGTTTTCCAGCCACATACCTTTAGTCGGACGATTGCTTTGATGGATGACTTTGCTGCTAGTTTGAATTTAGCTGATAAAGTTTTTTTGACAGATATTTTTAGCTCGATTCGTGAACATAATGGAAATGTTTCAAGTGATGATCTTGGTAGTAAGATTACTAAGGGTGGAGAGGTCTTAAAGTTGGATAATATGTCGCCACTACTTGATTTTCATGATGCGGTTGTTGTCTTTATGGGTGCCGGAGATATTCAAAAGTACGAATATGCCTATGAAAGACTATTAAGCAATTTGAGCTTAAAGAATAATTAA
- a CDS encoding DnaD domain protein produces MSNQSVISPTNNFVVTTQERLFSSDLEIVLWLYQPMLGAKTVAVYNLLHSFAQAAIEKRQIKSLLEQLAIGLPNFIDARIQLEALGLLRTFQKQAAFDNSLTFLIQRPVQPEIFFKDDLLRSLLLETVGEPSYRRLHHYFFKPAPNSITIGNEISKTFLEVYQVNQAELTNAQLNNLATVDEPAAEPVIKGCSLDFDLLKSLLQNSFLDTNQVWQHQRFLATANVVYGLDEITLIKMLESAADVQTNQVDFKMFAQLLHQTTHSKSNQPSSTVIDSKTSAANNKTVIANSGDQALLAACQAYAPLEFLQTLKDEEGSFVTNSEQHLIENFVQLNYFSPDVVNVLIHYMIVDRGMTSLNRTFFEKVAADWKKKKISSAIQAIQQVRQVNRPLKTRTTTSRRYPTKKVVQKEQLPDWAQSNFKPAKQPNYSAEEQQKLQQKLHDLTHKKS; encoded by the coding sequence ATGAGCAATCAGAGCGTAATATCTCCAACCAACAACTTTGTTGTGACAACACAAGAACGATTATTTAGCAGCGATTTAGAAATAGTACTCTGGTTATATCAACCAATGTTAGGTGCTAAAACGGTTGCAGTTTATAATCTACTTCATTCTTTTGCACAGGCAGCAATCGAAAAGCGTCAAATAAAAAGTCTGCTGGAACAGTTAGCAATTGGCCTGCCGAATTTCATTGATGCAAGAATACAGCTTGAAGCATTAGGACTATTGCGCACTTTCCAAAAGCAAGCTGCGTTTGATAATTCACTGACTTTTTTGATACAGCGGCCAGTTCAACCAGAAATTTTTTTTAAAGATGATTTATTACGGAGTTTGTTATTGGAAACGGTGGGTGAACCTTCTTATCGTCGATTGCATCACTACTTTTTTAAACCAGCTCCTAATTCAATTACAATTGGCAATGAAATTTCGAAAACATTTTTGGAAGTCTATCAAGTAAATCAAGCAGAATTAACTAACGCTCAGCTGAATAATCTAGCGACCGTAGATGAACCAGCAGCTGAACCAGTAATTAAGGGTTGTTCGCTGGATTTTGATTTATTGAAAAGTTTGTTGCAGAACTCCTTTTTAGATACTAATCAGGTTTGGCAACATCAGCGCTTTTTAGCAACGGCTAATGTAGTTTATGGACTAGATGAAATAACATTAATTAAAATGTTAGAAAGTGCAGCTGACGTTCAGACAAATCAGGTTGATTTCAAAATGTTTGCCCAGTTACTGCATCAAACAACTCACTCGAAAAGTAACCAGCCTTCTTCAACTGTTATCGACTCTAAGACTTCTGCGGCGAATAATAAAACAGTGATTGCTAATTCAGGTGATCAGGCTTTACTGGCAGCTTGTCAAGCTTACGCACCGTTAGAATTTTTACAAACTTTAAAAGATGAGGAAGGAAGTTTTGTAACTAATTCTGAACAACATCTAATTGAAAACTTTGTGCAATTAAATTATTTTTCTCCTGATGTTGTCAATGTTTTGATCCACTATATGATTGTTGATCGCGGAATGACCAGTTTAAATCGAACATTCTTTGAAAAAGTTGCGGCTGATTGGAAGAAAAAGAAAATTTCCTCGGCTATTCAGGCGATTCAGCAGGTTAGACAAGTTAATCGACCGCTTAAAACTAGAACAACAACTAGTCGCCGATATCCGACTAAAAAAGTTGTTCAAAAAGAGCAACTTCCCGACTGGGCACAAAGTAACTTTAAACCAGCAAAACAACCAAATTATTCAGCAGAAGAACAGCAAAAGTTGCAGCAAAAGTTGCATGACTTGACTCATAAAAAATCCTGA
- the nrdR gene encoding transcriptional regulator NrdR: MRCPHCQHNGSRVVDSRPTDDGKVIRRRRECEACGFRFTTFERIEETPLLVIKKNGDREEFSREKILRGIIRAAEKRPVAMEEITKIVDEVESKVRTLGENEVSTQLIGEYIMGLLADVDEISYIRFASVYRQFKDMSVFMKELEEMMARDKKNHKKSQNENEK, encoded by the coding sequence ATGAGGTGTCCACATTGTCAACATAATGGTTCACGTGTTGTGGATAGTCGACCGACCGATGATGGCAAAGTTATTCGTCGACGGCGAGAATGTGAAGCGTGTGGTTTTCGTTTCACAACATTTGAAAGAATTGAGGAAACTCCGCTATTAGTAATTAAGAAGAATGGTGATCGGGAAGAATTTAGCCGTGAAAAAATCTTACGCGGGATTATTCGTGCTGCCGAGAAAAGACCAGTAGCCATGGAAGAAATCACTAAAATTGTTGATGAAGTTGAAAGTAAAGTTAGAACGCTTGGTGAAAATGAAGTTTCAACCCAATTAATTGGGGAATACATCATGGGATTGTTAGCTGATGTTGATGAAATTTCATACATTCGTTTTGCAAGTGTCTACCGCCAATTTAAAGATATGAGTGTTTTTATGAAAGAGTTAGAGGAAATGATGGCGCGTGACAAAAAAAATCATAAAAAAAGTCAAAACGAAAATGAAAAGTAA